The following coding sequences are from one Epinephelus fuscoguttatus linkage group LG5, E.fuscoguttatus.final_Chr_v1 window:
- the LOC125888277 gene encoding sialate O-acetylesterase-like isoform X3, giving the protein MAITLCVVLIFVAAIHRCEGDLSFASYYGDHMVLQKSPERAVLWGYGSDGAQVTLTLSGPTKQKTSPVTVTNGIWRVTLNPVKAGGPYNVTAVTKDSNATLTDVLFGDIWLCGGQSNMWFNMSMVRNASKELKLSENYTDVRFFMASLRTGKTEQLNLTAVEIPWSVAPTNLAGFSAVCWLYGRYLYDTLQYPIGLVESCWGGTPVEVWSSSRALQRCGQDYTWHCKVAWGGESPKNDSVLWNSMIHPLLNMTIKGAIWYQGEANTYHNEDKYACTFPAMIDDWRMSFHKGSGGQTAKDFPFGFVQLSTDIKTCASKFFPNVRWHQTADFGYVPNERMANTFMAVALDLPDPDSPLGPIHPRDKQDVAYRLTLGARAVAYNEKGVAFQGPFPKLILDNGTHVIVNYDQKISVKKSDRIFEICCTQTPVSCGNESPWVAAPIVWSNKTSVKLSTHCEPSQKVGAVRYAWRDWPCDFKACPIYSANKTLPAPPFFYPMNRQAVNTAYNS; this is encoded by the exons aGGGGGACCTGAGCTTTGCCTCCTACTATGGGGACCACATGGTGCTGCAGAAGTCTCCAGAGAGAGCTGTGCTGTGGGGCTATGGCTCTGATGGAGCACAGGTGACCCTCACCCTGTCAGGaccaacaaaacagaaaacctcACCGGTCACTGTGACAAACG GAATCTGGCGAGTCACCCTCAACCCTGTTAAAGCTGGTGGTCCCTACAATGTGACAGCAGTCACCAAGGACAGCAATGCCACTCTGACAGATGTGCTGTTTGGAGATATTTGGCTGTGTGGGGGGCAGAGCAACATGTGGTTTAACATGTCTATG GTTCGGAATGCGTCAAAGGAGCTGAAACTCTCAGAGAATTATACTGATGTGAGGTTTTTTATGGCGTCTTTGAGGACGGGTAAAACTGAGCAGCTTAATTTGACTGCCGTGGAAATTCCCTGGTCTGTGGCCCCAACAA ATCTGGCAGGTTTCTCTGCAGTCTGCTGGCTCTATGGACGTTACTTGTACGACACGCTTCAGTACCCCATAGGACTGGTGGAGTCGTGCTGGGGAGGCACACCTGTCGAAGTCTGGTCATCTTCAAGAGCACTGCAGCGGTGTGGACAAGACTACACCTG GCACTGCAAGGTGGCGTGGGGAGGAGAGAG TCCTAAAAATGATTCTGTCTTGTGGAATTCAATGATCCACCCGCTGCTCAACATGACCATCAAAGGAGCCATCTGGTACCAAG GTGAGGCAAATACGTACCATAATGAAGACAAGTATGCCTGCACCTTCCCTGCTATGATCGATGACTGGAGGATGTCATTTCACAAGGGCTCAGGGGGACAAACGGCGAAAGACTTCCCTTTTGGATTTGTCCAG CTGTCCACAGACATTAAAACCTGTGCCAGTAAATTCTTTCCGAATGTCCGCTGGCACCAAACGGCAGACTTCGGCTATGTCCCGAATGAACGGATGGCGAATACCTTCATGGCCGTGGCTTTGGATTTACCAGATCCAGATTCACCCCTTGGCCC GATCCATCCCAGAGACAAGCAGGATGTAGCCTACAGACTGACACTGGGAGCAAGGGCAGTGGCTTATAATGAGAAGGGCGTGGCCTTCCAAGGACCTTTCCCCAAACTAATTCTGGATAACGGAACGCATGTCATCGTTAACTACGACCAGAAGATCTCTGTCAAAAAGTCTGATCGCATCTTTGAG ATCTGTTGCACACAGACtccagtttcatgtgggaatgAGTCTCCCTGGGTTGCGGCTCCCATCGTGTGGAGTAATAAGACCTCTGTCAAGTTGTCTACGCATTGTGAGCCTTCTCAAAAAGTGGGTGCCGTCCGTTACGCATGGAGAGACTGGCCCTGCGACTTCAAAGCCTGTCCAATCTACAGCGCCAATAAGACTTTGCCTGCACCTCCTTTTTTTTATCCTATGAATCGTCAAGCAGTAAATACCGCCTACAATTCATGA
- the LOC125888277 gene encoding sialate O-acetylesterase-like isoform X5 gives MVLQKSPERAVLWGYGSDGAQVTLTLSGPTKQKTSPVTVTNGIWRVTLNPVKAGGPYNVTAVTKDSNATLTDVLFGDIWLCGGQSNMWFNMSMVRNASKELKLSENYTDVRFFMASLRTGKTEQLNLTAVEIPWSVAPTNLAGFSAVCWLYGRYLYDTLQYPIGLVESCWGGTPVEVWSSSRALQRCGQDYTWHCKVAWGGESPKNDSVLWNSMIHPLLNMTIKGAIWYQGEANTYHNEDKYACTFPAMIDDWRMSFHKGSGGQTAKDFPFGFVQLSTDIKTCASKFFPNVRWHQTADFGYVPNERMANTFMAVALDLPDPDSPLGPIHPRDKQDVAYRLTLGARAVAYNEKGVAFQGPFPKLILDNGTHVIVNYDQKISVKKSDRIFEICCTQTPVSCGNESPWVAAPIVWSNKTSVKLSTHCEPSQKVGAVRYAWRDWPCDFKACPIYSANKTLPAPPFFYPMNRQAVNTAYNS, from the exons ATGGTGCTGCAGAAGTCTCCAGAGAGAGCTGTGCTGTGGGGCTATGGCTCTGATGGAGCACAGGTGACCCTCACCCTGTCAGGaccaacaaaacagaaaacctcACCGGTCACTGTGACAAACG GAATCTGGCGAGTCACCCTCAACCCTGTTAAAGCTGGTGGTCCCTACAATGTGACAGCAGTCACCAAGGACAGCAATGCCACTCTGACAGATGTGCTGTTTGGAGATATTTGGCTGTGTGGGGGGCAGAGCAACATGTGGTTTAACATGTCTATG GTTCGGAATGCGTCAAAGGAGCTGAAACTCTCAGAGAATTATACTGATGTGAGGTTTTTTATGGCGTCTTTGAGGACGGGTAAAACTGAGCAGCTTAATTTGACTGCCGTGGAAATTCCCTGGTCTGTGGCCCCAACAA ATCTGGCAGGTTTCTCTGCAGTCTGCTGGCTCTATGGACGTTACTTGTACGACACGCTTCAGTACCCCATAGGACTGGTGGAGTCGTGCTGGGGAGGCACACCTGTCGAAGTCTGGTCATCTTCAAGAGCACTGCAGCGGTGTGGACAAGACTACACCTG GCACTGCAAGGTGGCGTGGGGAGGAGAGAG TCCTAAAAATGATTCTGTCTTGTGGAATTCAATGATCCACCCGCTGCTCAACATGACCATCAAAGGAGCCATCTGGTACCAAG GTGAGGCAAATACGTACCATAATGAAGACAAGTATGCCTGCACCTTCCCTGCTATGATCGATGACTGGAGGATGTCATTTCACAAGGGCTCAGGGGGACAAACGGCGAAAGACTTCCCTTTTGGATTTGTCCAG CTGTCCACAGACATTAAAACCTGTGCCAGTAAATTCTTTCCGAATGTCCGCTGGCACCAAACGGCAGACTTCGGCTATGTCCCGAATGAACGGATGGCGAATACCTTCATGGCCGTGGCTTTGGATTTACCAGATCCAGATTCACCCCTTGGCCC GATCCATCCCAGAGACAAGCAGGATGTAGCCTACAGACTGACACTGGGAGCAAGGGCAGTGGCTTATAATGAGAAGGGCGTGGCCTTCCAAGGACCTTTCCCCAAACTAATTCTGGATAACGGAACGCATGTCATCGTTAACTACGACCAGAAGATCTCTGTCAAAAAGTCTGATCGCATCTTTGAG ATCTGTTGCACACAGACtccagtttcatgtgggaatgAGTCTCCCTGGGTTGCGGCTCCCATCGTGTGGAGTAATAAGACCTCTGTCAAGTTGTCTACGCATTGTGAGCCTTCTCAAAAAGTGGGTGCCGTCCGTTACGCATGGAGAGACTGGCCCTGCGACTTCAAAGCCTGTCCAATCTACAGCGCCAATAAGACTTTGCCTGCACCTCCTTTTTTTTATCCTATGAATCGTCAAGCAGTAAATACCGCCTACAATTCATGA
- the LOC125888277 gene encoding sialate O-acetylesterase-like isoform X2, producing MQHSVYTRRCLRLLLLFLLLDVVIVCVWKCLAAIHRHEGDLSFASYYGDHMVLQKSPERAVLWGYGSDGAQVTLTLSGPTKQKTSPVTVTNGIWRVTLNPVKAGGPYNVTAVTKDSNATLTDVLFGDIWLCGGQSNMWFNMSMVRNASKELKLSENYTDVRFFMASLRTGKTEQLNLTAVEIPWSVAPTNLAGFSAVCWLYGRYLYDTLQYPIGLVESCWGGTPVEVWSSSRALQRCGQDYTCPKNDSVLWNSMIHPLLNMTIKGAIWYQGEANTYHNEDKYACTFPAMIDDWRMSFHKGSGGQTAKDFPFGFVQLSTDIKTCASKFFPNVRWHQTADFGYVPNERMANTFMAVALDLPDPDSPLGPIHPRDKQDVAYRLTLGARAVAYNEKGVAFQGPFPKLILDNGTHVIVNYDQKISVKKSDRIFEICCTQTPVSCGNESPWVAAPIVWSNKTSVKLSTHCEPSQKVGAVRYAWRDWPCDFKACPIYSANKTLPAPPFFYPMNRQAVNTAYNS from the exons ATGCAGCATTCCGTTTACACTCGTCGTtgtcttcgtcttcttcttctttttcttcttcttgatgttgtcattgtgtgtgtttggaaatgtTTAGCTGCCATTCACAGACATG aGGGGGACCTGAGCTTTGCCTCCTACTATGGGGACCACATGGTGCTGCAGAAGTCTCCAGAGAGAGCTGTGCTGTGGGGCTATGGCTCTGATGGAGCACAGGTGACCCTCACCCTGTCAGGaccaacaaaacagaaaacctcACCGGTCACTGTGACAAACG GAATCTGGCGAGTCACCCTCAACCCTGTTAAAGCTGGTGGTCCCTACAATGTGACAGCAGTCACCAAGGACAGCAATGCCACTCTGACAGATGTGCTGTTTGGAGATATTTGGCTGTGTGGGGGGCAGAGCAACATGTGGTTTAACATGTCTATG GTTCGGAATGCGTCAAAGGAGCTGAAACTCTCAGAGAATTATACTGATGTGAGGTTTTTTATGGCGTCTTTGAGGACGGGTAAAACTGAGCAGCTTAATTTGACTGCCGTGGAAATTCCCTGGTCTGTGGCCCCAACAA ATCTGGCAGGTTTCTCTGCAGTCTGCTGGCTCTATGGACGTTACTTGTACGACACGCTTCAGTACCCCATAGGACTGGTGGAGTCGTGCTGGGGAGGCACACCTGTCGAAGTCTGGTCATCTTCAAGAGCACTGCAGCGGTGTGGACAAGACTACACCTG TCCTAAAAATGATTCTGTCTTGTGGAATTCAATGATCCACCCGCTGCTCAACATGACCATCAAAGGAGCCATCTGGTACCAAG GTGAGGCAAATACGTACCATAATGAAGACAAGTATGCCTGCACCTTCCCTGCTATGATCGATGACTGGAGGATGTCATTTCACAAGGGCTCAGGGGGACAAACGGCGAAAGACTTCCCTTTTGGATTTGTCCAG CTGTCCACAGACATTAAAACCTGTGCCAGTAAATTCTTTCCGAATGTCCGCTGGCACCAAACGGCAGACTTCGGCTATGTCCCGAATGAACGGATGGCGAATACCTTCATGGCCGTGGCTTTGGATTTACCAGATCCAGATTCACCCCTTGGCCC GATCCATCCCAGAGACAAGCAGGATGTAGCCTACAGACTGACACTGGGAGCAAGGGCAGTGGCTTATAATGAGAAGGGCGTGGCCTTCCAAGGACCTTTCCCCAAACTAATTCTGGATAACGGAACGCATGTCATCGTTAACTACGACCAGAAGATCTCTGTCAAAAAGTCTGATCGCATCTTTGAG ATCTGTTGCACACAGACtccagtttcatgtgggaatgAGTCTCCCTGGGTTGCGGCTCCCATCGTGTGGAGTAATAAGACCTCTGTCAAGTTGTCTACGCATTGTGAGCCTTCTCAAAAAGTGGGTGCCGTCCGTTACGCATGGAGAGACTGGCCCTGCGACTTCAAAGCCTGTCCAATCTACAGCGCCAATAAGACTTTGCCTGCACCTCCTTTTTTTTATCCTATGAATCGTCAAGCAGTAAATACCGCCTACAATTCATGA
- the LOC125888277 gene encoding sialate O-acetylesterase-like isoform X1, translating to MQHSVYTRRCLRLLLLFLLLDVVIVCVWKCLAAIHRHEGDLSFASYYGDHMVLQKSPERAVLWGYGSDGAQVTLTLSGPTKQKTSPVTVTNGIWRVTLNPVKAGGPYNVTAVTKDSNATLTDVLFGDIWLCGGQSNMWFNMSMVRNASKELKLSENYTDVRFFMASLRTGKTEQLNLTAVEIPWSVAPTNLAGFSAVCWLYGRYLYDTLQYPIGLVESCWGGTPVEVWSSSRALQRCGQDYTWHCKVAWGGESPKNDSVLWNSMIHPLLNMTIKGAIWYQGEANTYHNEDKYACTFPAMIDDWRMSFHKGSGGQTAKDFPFGFVQLSTDIKTCASKFFPNVRWHQTADFGYVPNERMANTFMAVALDLPDPDSPLGPIHPRDKQDVAYRLTLGARAVAYNEKGVAFQGPFPKLILDNGTHVIVNYDQKISVKKSDRIFEICCTQTPVSCGNESPWVAAPIVWSNKTSVKLSTHCEPSQKVGAVRYAWRDWPCDFKACPIYSANKTLPAPPFFYPMNRQAVNTAYNS from the exons ATGCAGCATTCCGTTTACACTCGTCGTtgtcttcgtcttcttcttctttttcttcttcttgatgttgtcattgtgtgtgtttggaaatgtTTAGCTGCCATTCACAGACATG aGGGGGACCTGAGCTTTGCCTCCTACTATGGGGACCACATGGTGCTGCAGAAGTCTCCAGAGAGAGCTGTGCTGTGGGGCTATGGCTCTGATGGAGCACAGGTGACCCTCACCCTGTCAGGaccaacaaaacagaaaacctcACCGGTCACTGTGACAAACG GAATCTGGCGAGTCACCCTCAACCCTGTTAAAGCTGGTGGTCCCTACAATGTGACAGCAGTCACCAAGGACAGCAATGCCACTCTGACAGATGTGCTGTTTGGAGATATTTGGCTGTGTGGGGGGCAGAGCAACATGTGGTTTAACATGTCTATG GTTCGGAATGCGTCAAAGGAGCTGAAACTCTCAGAGAATTATACTGATGTGAGGTTTTTTATGGCGTCTTTGAGGACGGGTAAAACTGAGCAGCTTAATTTGACTGCCGTGGAAATTCCCTGGTCTGTGGCCCCAACAA ATCTGGCAGGTTTCTCTGCAGTCTGCTGGCTCTATGGACGTTACTTGTACGACACGCTTCAGTACCCCATAGGACTGGTGGAGTCGTGCTGGGGAGGCACACCTGTCGAAGTCTGGTCATCTTCAAGAGCACTGCAGCGGTGTGGACAAGACTACACCTG GCACTGCAAGGTGGCGTGGGGAGGAGAGAG TCCTAAAAATGATTCTGTCTTGTGGAATTCAATGATCCACCCGCTGCTCAACATGACCATCAAAGGAGCCATCTGGTACCAAG GTGAGGCAAATACGTACCATAATGAAGACAAGTATGCCTGCACCTTCCCTGCTATGATCGATGACTGGAGGATGTCATTTCACAAGGGCTCAGGGGGACAAACGGCGAAAGACTTCCCTTTTGGATTTGTCCAG CTGTCCACAGACATTAAAACCTGTGCCAGTAAATTCTTTCCGAATGTCCGCTGGCACCAAACGGCAGACTTCGGCTATGTCCCGAATGAACGGATGGCGAATACCTTCATGGCCGTGGCTTTGGATTTACCAGATCCAGATTCACCCCTTGGCCC GATCCATCCCAGAGACAAGCAGGATGTAGCCTACAGACTGACACTGGGAGCAAGGGCAGTGGCTTATAATGAGAAGGGCGTGGCCTTCCAAGGACCTTTCCCCAAACTAATTCTGGATAACGGAACGCATGTCATCGTTAACTACGACCAGAAGATCTCTGTCAAAAAGTCTGATCGCATCTTTGAG ATCTGTTGCACACAGACtccagtttcatgtgggaatgAGTCTCCCTGGGTTGCGGCTCCCATCGTGTGGAGTAATAAGACCTCTGTCAAGTTGTCTACGCATTGTGAGCCTTCTCAAAAAGTGGGTGCCGTCCGTTACGCATGGAGAGACTGGCCCTGCGACTTCAAAGCCTGTCCAATCTACAGCGCCAATAAGACTTTGCCTGCACCTCCTTTTTTTTATCCTATGAATCGTCAAGCAGTAAATACCGCCTACAATTCATGA